A section of the Salminus brasiliensis chromosome 10, fSalBra1.hap2, whole genome shotgun sequence genome encodes:
- the numb gene encoding protein numb homolog isoform X1 → MNKLRQSFRRKKDVYVPESSRPHQWQTDEEAVRSGKCSFAVKYLGHVEVEESRGMHICEDAVKRLKTDRKFFKGFFTKAGKKAVRAVLWVSADGLRVVDDKTKDLILDQTIEKVSFCAPDRNFERAFSYICRDGTTRRWICHCFMAVKDSGERLSHAVGCAFAACLERKQKREKECGVTATFDANRTTFTREGSFRVTTATEQAEREEVMRQLQDAKKDSETVTVNSGSNTVNPATASSPSSSPPLTLASQEANPHAIPRRHAPVEALARQGSFRGFPALSQKTSPFKRQMSLRMNDLPSTMQRKSDFPIKNTVPEVEGEVDSISSLCTQITSAFSGPPEDPFSSAPMPKPSSSPQSPAAPVNGSAPAFPAPAVTVTAAANLPTLPPPLPARDTNPWSKTPAAPPATAHPGGDWPSPTPAVVAPPAAVTPLAVPVANHKRTPSEADRWLEEVSKSVRAQQPGSRTATPPTQQPFATPMPVPMAPAAPVAPVAFMPPMPSAVPALPPHQPAFHAQAPASYPMSNGLPYAQPSVPVVGITPSQMVANVFGSATQTQPVPVPVPVPQTHTLQPSPFSTPPLAQLDARGVGSPFGKPPLPPTANPALFQPPNGNATFNGADSWVAPSSSAPPFPPQQQADAFEAQWAALESRSRQRTTPSPTNPFSSELQKTFEIQL, encoded by the exons ATGAATAAGCTACGGCAGAGCTTCCGCCGCAAGAAAGATGTGTACGTGCCTGAGTCCAGCAGGCCGCACCAGTGGCAGACAGACGAGGAGGCAGTGCGCAGCGGCAAGTGCAGCTTCGCAGTCAAG TATCTGGGCcatgtggaggtggaggagtctCGAGGCATGCACATCTGTGAAGACGCAGTGAAGAGGCTGAAGACG GacagaaagttcttcaaggGCTTCTTTACAAAA GCAGGGAAGAAGGCGGTCAGGGCTGTACTGTGGGTATCCGCTGATGGCCTGAGGGTCGTAGATGACAAAACAAAG gaTTTGATTCTGGACCAGACAATAGAGAAGGTGTCATTCTGTGCTCCTGACCGGAACTTTGAACGGGCGTTTTCCTACATCTGCAGAGATGGCACTACCCGACGCTGGATCTGCCACTGCTTCATGGCCGTTAAAGATTCA GGCGAGCGTCTCAGCCACGCAGTGGGCTGTGCGTTTGCGGCGTGTCTGGAGCGGAAGCAGaagcgagagaaagagtgtgGAGTCACGGCCACTTTTGACGCCAACCGTACCACGTTCACACGTGAAGGCTCCTTCCGAGTTACCACGGCAACAGAACAGGCTGAGCGAGAGGAGGTCATGCGGCAATTACAGGATGCCAAGAAAG ATTCAGAAACCGTCACTGTTAACTCTGGCAGCAACACCGTGAACCCGGCCACAGcctcctctccttcttcttccccTCCACTGACCTTGGCCTCTCAGGAAGCCAACCCCCATGCCATCCCGCGCCGCCACGCCCCCGTGGAGGCGCTGGCACGTCAGGGCTCCTTCCGCGGCTTCCCGGCCCTCAGCCAGAAGACCTCGCCGTTCAAGCGGCAGATGTCGCTGCGCATGAATGATCTGCCCTCCACCATGCAGCGCAAGTCTGACTTCCCCATCAAAAACACAG TGCCGGAGGTAGAAGGTGAAGTGGACAGCATCAGTTCACTCTGCACTCAGATCACATCAGCCTTCAGTGGACCTCCTGAGGACCCCTTCTCCTCAGCACCCATGCCTAAACCCAGCTCCTCCCCACAGTCCCCCGCTGCACCAG TGAATGGCTCAGCGCCTGCCTTCCCTGCTCCTGCTGTCactgtcactgctgctgctaacCTCCCAACCTTGCCACCCCCACTACCTGCGAGAGACACTAACCCTTGGTCTAAGACCCCTGCTGCACCCCCTGCAACAGCACATCCTG GAGGTGACTGGCCCAGTCCTACACCCGCAGTGGTggctccacctgcagctgtcaCGCCTCTCGCAGTCCCTGTGGCTAATCATAAGCGCACCCCATCTGAAGCTGACCGTTGGCTGGAGGAGGTGTCAAAGTCTGTACGAGCCCAGCAGCCTGGATCCAGGACCGCTACTCCCCCCACCCAGCAGCCGTTTGCCACACCCATGCCTGTCCCCATGGCTCCCGCAGCCCCTGTAGCCCCTGTAGCCTTCATGCCTCCCATGCCCTCTGCTGTGCCCGCTCTGCCCCCACACCAGCCCGCCTTCCACGCGCAGGCACCAGCCTCCTACCCAATGTCCAACGGGCTGCCCTACGCCCAGCCAAGTGTGCCCGTAGTCGGCATCACGCCTTCTCAAATGGTGGCCAACGTCTTTGGTTCAGCTACGCAAACCCAGCCGGTGCCCGTGCCCGTACCTgttccccaaacacacacactgcagccctCGCCTTTCTCTACTCCGCCTTTGGCGCAGTTGGATGCACGTGGTGTGGGCAGTCCATTTGGCAAACCTCCCTTGCCTCCAACAGCAAATCCGGCACTGTTTCAGCCACCCAACGGAAATGCTACATTCAACGGTGCGGACAGCTGGGTAGCTCCCTCCTCCTCAGCGCCCCCTTTCCCACCCCAGCAACAGGCAGACGCCTTCGAGGCCCAGTGGGCTGCTCTGGAGAGCCGCTCACGGCAGCGCACCACTCCATCACCCACAAATCCCTTTTCAAGTGAGCTACAAAAGACCTTTgagatccagctgtaa
- the numb gene encoding protein numb homolog isoform X3, with product MNKLRQSFRRKKDVYVPESSRPHQWQTDEEAVRSGKCSFAVKYLGHVEVEESRGMHICEDAVKRLKTDRKFFKGFFTKAGKKAVRAVLWVSADGLRVVDDKTKDLILDQTIEKVSFCAPDRNFERAFSYICRDGTTRRWICHCFMAVKDSGERLSHAVGCAFAACLERKQKREKECGVTATFDANRTTFTREGSFRVTTATEQAEREEVMRQLQDAKKDSETVTVNSGSNTVNPATASSPSSSPPLTLASQEANPHAIPRRHAPVEALARQGSFRGFPALSQKTSPFKRQMSLRMNDLPSTMQRKSDFPIKNTVPEVEGEVDSISSLCTQITSAFSGPPEDPFSSAPMPKPSSSPQSPAAPGGDWPSPTPAVVAPPAAVTPLAVPVANHKRTPSEADRWLEEVSKSVRAQQPGSRTATPPTQQPFATPMPVPMAPAAPVAPVAFMPPMPSAVPALPPHQPAFHAQAPASYPMSNGLPYAQPSVPVVGITPSQMVANVFGSATQTQPVPVPVPVPQTHTLQPSPFSTPPLAQLDARGVGSPFGKPPLPPTANPALFQPPNGNATFNGADSWVAPSSSAPPFPPQQQADAFEAQWAALESRSRQRTTPSPTNPFSSELQKTFEIQL from the exons ATGAATAAGCTACGGCAGAGCTTCCGCCGCAAGAAAGATGTGTACGTGCCTGAGTCCAGCAGGCCGCACCAGTGGCAGACAGACGAGGAGGCAGTGCGCAGCGGCAAGTGCAGCTTCGCAGTCAAG TATCTGGGCcatgtggaggtggaggagtctCGAGGCATGCACATCTGTGAAGACGCAGTGAAGAGGCTGAAGACG GacagaaagttcttcaaggGCTTCTTTACAAAA GCAGGGAAGAAGGCGGTCAGGGCTGTACTGTGGGTATCCGCTGATGGCCTGAGGGTCGTAGATGACAAAACAAAG gaTTTGATTCTGGACCAGACAATAGAGAAGGTGTCATTCTGTGCTCCTGACCGGAACTTTGAACGGGCGTTTTCCTACATCTGCAGAGATGGCACTACCCGACGCTGGATCTGCCACTGCTTCATGGCCGTTAAAGATTCA GGCGAGCGTCTCAGCCACGCAGTGGGCTGTGCGTTTGCGGCGTGTCTGGAGCGGAAGCAGaagcgagagaaagagtgtgGAGTCACGGCCACTTTTGACGCCAACCGTACCACGTTCACACGTGAAGGCTCCTTCCGAGTTACCACGGCAACAGAACAGGCTGAGCGAGAGGAGGTCATGCGGCAATTACAGGATGCCAAGAAAG ATTCAGAAACCGTCACTGTTAACTCTGGCAGCAACACCGTGAACCCGGCCACAGcctcctctccttcttcttccccTCCACTGACCTTGGCCTCTCAGGAAGCCAACCCCCATGCCATCCCGCGCCGCCACGCCCCCGTGGAGGCGCTGGCACGTCAGGGCTCCTTCCGCGGCTTCCCGGCCCTCAGCCAGAAGACCTCGCCGTTCAAGCGGCAGATGTCGCTGCGCATGAATGATCTGCCCTCCACCATGCAGCGCAAGTCTGACTTCCCCATCAAAAACACAG TGCCGGAGGTAGAAGGTGAAGTGGACAGCATCAGTTCACTCTGCACTCAGATCACATCAGCCTTCAGTGGACCTCCTGAGGACCCCTTCTCCTCAGCACCCATGCCTAAACCCAGCTCCTCCCCACAGTCCCCCGCTGCACCAG GAGGTGACTGGCCCAGTCCTACACCCGCAGTGGTggctccacctgcagctgtcaCGCCTCTCGCAGTCCCTGTGGCTAATCATAAGCGCACCCCATCTGAAGCTGACCGTTGGCTGGAGGAGGTGTCAAAGTCTGTACGAGCCCAGCAGCCTGGATCCAGGACCGCTACTCCCCCCACCCAGCAGCCGTTTGCCACACCCATGCCTGTCCCCATGGCTCCCGCAGCCCCTGTAGCCCCTGTAGCCTTCATGCCTCCCATGCCCTCTGCTGTGCCCGCTCTGCCCCCACACCAGCCCGCCTTCCACGCGCAGGCACCAGCCTCCTACCCAATGTCCAACGGGCTGCCCTACGCCCAGCCAAGTGTGCCCGTAGTCGGCATCACGCCTTCTCAAATGGTGGCCAACGTCTTTGGTTCAGCTACGCAAACCCAGCCGGTGCCCGTGCCCGTACCTgttccccaaacacacacactgcagccctCGCCTTTCTCTACTCCGCCTTTGGCGCAGTTGGATGCACGTGGTGTGGGCAGTCCATTTGGCAAACCTCCCTTGCCTCCAACAGCAAATCCGGCACTGTTTCAGCCACCCAACGGAAATGCTACATTCAACGGTGCGGACAGCTGGGTAGCTCCCTCCTCCTCAGCGCCCCCTTTCCCACCCCAGCAACAGGCAGACGCCTTCGAGGCCCAGTGGGCTGCTCTGGAGAGCCGCTCACGGCAGCGCACCACTCCATCACCCACAAATCCCTTTTCAAGTGAGCTACAAAAGACCTTTgagatccagctgtaa
- the numb gene encoding protein numb homolog isoform X2: MNKLRQSFRRKKDVYVPESSRPHQWQTDEEAVRSGKCSFAVKYLGHVEVEESRGMHICEDAVKRLKTAGKKAVRAVLWVSADGLRVVDDKTKDLILDQTIEKVSFCAPDRNFERAFSYICRDGTTRRWICHCFMAVKDSGERLSHAVGCAFAACLERKQKREKECGVTATFDANRTTFTREGSFRVTTATEQAEREEVMRQLQDAKKDSETVTVNSGSNTVNPATASSPSSSPPLTLASQEANPHAIPRRHAPVEALARQGSFRGFPALSQKTSPFKRQMSLRMNDLPSTMQRKSDFPIKNTVPEVEGEVDSISSLCTQITSAFSGPPEDPFSSAPMPKPSSSPQSPAAPVNGSAPAFPAPAVTVTAAANLPTLPPPLPARDTNPWSKTPAAPPATAHPGGDWPSPTPAVVAPPAAVTPLAVPVANHKRTPSEADRWLEEVSKSVRAQQPGSRTATPPTQQPFATPMPVPMAPAAPVAPVAFMPPMPSAVPALPPHQPAFHAQAPASYPMSNGLPYAQPSVPVVGITPSQMVANVFGSATQTQPVPVPVPVPQTHTLQPSPFSTPPLAQLDARGVGSPFGKPPLPPTANPALFQPPNGNATFNGADSWVAPSSSAPPFPPQQQADAFEAQWAALESRSRQRTTPSPTNPFSSELQKTFEIQL; this comes from the exons ATGAATAAGCTACGGCAGAGCTTCCGCCGCAAGAAAGATGTGTACGTGCCTGAGTCCAGCAGGCCGCACCAGTGGCAGACAGACGAGGAGGCAGTGCGCAGCGGCAAGTGCAGCTTCGCAGTCAAG TATCTGGGCcatgtggaggtggaggagtctCGAGGCATGCACATCTGTGAAGACGCAGTGAAGAGGCTGAAGACG GCAGGGAAGAAGGCGGTCAGGGCTGTACTGTGGGTATCCGCTGATGGCCTGAGGGTCGTAGATGACAAAACAAAG gaTTTGATTCTGGACCAGACAATAGAGAAGGTGTCATTCTGTGCTCCTGACCGGAACTTTGAACGGGCGTTTTCCTACATCTGCAGAGATGGCACTACCCGACGCTGGATCTGCCACTGCTTCATGGCCGTTAAAGATTCA GGCGAGCGTCTCAGCCACGCAGTGGGCTGTGCGTTTGCGGCGTGTCTGGAGCGGAAGCAGaagcgagagaaagagtgtgGAGTCACGGCCACTTTTGACGCCAACCGTACCACGTTCACACGTGAAGGCTCCTTCCGAGTTACCACGGCAACAGAACAGGCTGAGCGAGAGGAGGTCATGCGGCAATTACAGGATGCCAAGAAAG ATTCAGAAACCGTCACTGTTAACTCTGGCAGCAACACCGTGAACCCGGCCACAGcctcctctccttcttcttccccTCCACTGACCTTGGCCTCTCAGGAAGCCAACCCCCATGCCATCCCGCGCCGCCACGCCCCCGTGGAGGCGCTGGCACGTCAGGGCTCCTTCCGCGGCTTCCCGGCCCTCAGCCAGAAGACCTCGCCGTTCAAGCGGCAGATGTCGCTGCGCATGAATGATCTGCCCTCCACCATGCAGCGCAAGTCTGACTTCCCCATCAAAAACACAG TGCCGGAGGTAGAAGGTGAAGTGGACAGCATCAGTTCACTCTGCACTCAGATCACATCAGCCTTCAGTGGACCTCCTGAGGACCCCTTCTCCTCAGCACCCATGCCTAAACCCAGCTCCTCCCCACAGTCCCCCGCTGCACCAG TGAATGGCTCAGCGCCTGCCTTCCCTGCTCCTGCTGTCactgtcactgctgctgctaacCTCCCAACCTTGCCACCCCCACTACCTGCGAGAGACACTAACCCTTGGTCTAAGACCCCTGCTGCACCCCCTGCAACAGCACATCCTG GAGGTGACTGGCCCAGTCCTACACCCGCAGTGGTggctccacctgcagctgtcaCGCCTCTCGCAGTCCCTGTGGCTAATCATAAGCGCACCCCATCTGAAGCTGACCGTTGGCTGGAGGAGGTGTCAAAGTCTGTACGAGCCCAGCAGCCTGGATCCAGGACCGCTACTCCCCCCACCCAGCAGCCGTTTGCCACACCCATGCCTGTCCCCATGGCTCCCGCAGCCCCTGTAGCCCCTGTAGCCTTCATGCCTCCCATGCCCTCTGCTGTGCCCGCTCTGCCCCCACACCAGCCCGCCTTCCACGCGCAGGCACCAGCCTCCTACCCAATGTCCAACGGGCTGCCCTACGCCCAGCCAAGTGTGCCCGTAGTCGGCATCACGCCTTCTCAAATGGTGGCCAACGTCTTTGGTTCAGCTACGCAAACCCAGCCGGTGCCCGTGCCCGTACCTgttccccaaacacacacactgcagccctCGCCTTTCTCTACTCCGCCTTTGGCGCAGTTGGATGCACGTGGTGTGGGCAGTCCATTTGGCAAACCTCCCTTGCCTCCAACAGCAAATCCGGCACTGTTTCAGCCACCCAACGGAAATGCTACATTCAACGGTGCGGACAGCTGGGTAGCTCCCTCCTCCTCAGCGCCCCCTTTCCCACCCCAGCAACAGGCAGACGCCTTCGAGGCCCAGTGGGCTGCTCTGGAGAGCCGCTCACGGCAGCGCACCACTCCATCACCCACAAATCCCTTTTCAAGTGAGCTACAAAAGACCTTTgagatccagctgtaa
- the numb gene encoding protein numb homolog isoform X4, which translates to MNKLRQSFRRKKDVYVPESSRPHQWQTDEEAVRSGKCSFAVKYLGHVEVEESRGMHICEDAVKRLKTAGKKAVRAVLWVSADGLRVVDDKTKDLILDQTIEKVSFCAPDRNFERAFSYICRDGTTRRWICHCFMAVKDSGERLSHAVGCAFAACLERKQKREKECGVTATFDANRTTFTREGSFRVTTATEQAEREEVMRQLQDAKKDSETVTVNSGSNTVNPATASSPSSSPPLTLASQEANPHAIPRRHAPVEALARQGSFRGFPALSQKTSPFKRQMSLRMNDLPSTMQRKSDFPIKNTVPEVEGEVDSISSLCTQITSAFSGPPEDPFSSAPMPKPSSSPQSPAAPGGDWPSPTPAVVAPPAAVTPLAVPVANHKRTPSEADRWLEEVSKSVRAQQPGSRTATPPTQQPFATPMPVPMAPAAPVAPVAFMPPMPSAVPALPPHQPAFHAQAPASYPMSNGLPYAQPSVPVVGITPSQMVANVFGSATQTQPVPVPVPVPQTHTLQPSPFSTPPLAQLDARGVGSPFGKPPLPPTANPALFQPPNGNATFNGADSWVAPSSSAPPFPPQQQADAFEAQWAALESRSRQRTTPSPTNPFSSELQKTFEIQL; encoded by the exons ATGAATAAGCTACGGCAGAGCTTCCGCCGCAAGAAAGATGTGTACGTGCCTGAGTCCAGCAGGCCGCACCAGTGGCAGACAGACGAGGAGGCAGTGCGCAGCGGCAAGTGCAGCTTCGCAGTCAAG TATCTGGGCcatgtggaggtggaggagtctCGAGGCATGCACATCTGTGAAGACGCAGTGAAGAGGCTGAAGACG GCAGGGAAGAAGGCGGTCAGGGCTGTACTGTGGGTATCCGCTGATGGCCTGAGGGTCGTAGATGACAAAACAAAG gaTTTGATTCTGGACCAGACAATAGAGAAGGTGTCATTCTGTGCTCCTGACCGGAACTTTGAACGGGCGTTTTCCTACATCTGCAGAGATGGCACTACCCGACGCTGGATCTGCCACTGCTTCATGGCCGTTAAAGATTCA GGCGAGCGTCTCAGCCACGCAGTGGGCTGTGCGTTTGCGGCGTGTCTGGAGCGGAAGCAGaagcgagagaaagagtgtgGAGTCACGGCCACTTTTGACGCCAACCGTACCACGTTCACACGTGAAGGCTCCTTCCGAGTTACCACGGCAACAGAACAGGCTGAGCGAGAGGAGGTCATGCGGCAATTACAGGATGCCAAGAAAG ATTCAGAAACCGTCACTGTTAACTCTGGCAGCAACACCGTGAACCCGGCCACAGcctcctctccttcttcttccccTCCACTGACCTTGGCCTCTCAGGAAGCCAACCCCCATGCCATCCCGCGCCGCCACGCCCCCGTGGAGGCGCTGGCACGTCAGGGCTCCTTCCGCGGCTTCCCGGCCCTCAGCCAGAAGACCTCGCCGTTCAAGCGGCAGATGTCGCTGCGCATGAATGATCTGCCCTCCACCATGCAGCGCAAGTCTGACTTCCCCATCAAAAACACAG TGCCGGAGGTAGAAGGTGAAGTGGACAGCATCAGTTCACTCTGCACTCAGATCACATCAGCCTTCAGTGGACCTCCTGAGGACCCCTTCTCCTCAGCACCCATGCCTAAACCCAGCTCCTCCCCACAGTCCCCCGCTGCACCAG GAGGTGACTGGCCCAGTCCTACACCCGCAGTGGTggctccacctgcagctgtcaCGCCTCTCGCAGTCCCTGTGGCTAATCATAAGCGCACCCCATCTGAAGCTGACCGTTGGCTGGAGGAGGTGTCAAAGTCTGTACGAGCCCAGCAGCCTGGATCCAGGACCGCTACTCCCCCCACCCAGCAGCCGTTTGCCACACCCATGCCTGTCCCCATGGCTCCCGCAGCCCCTGTAGCCCCTGTAGCCTTCATGCCTCCCATGCCCTCTGCTGTGCCCGCTCTGCCCCCACACCAGCCCGCCTTCCACGCGCAGGCACCAGCCTCCTACCCAATGTCCAACGGGCTGCCCTACGCCCAGCCAAGTGTGCCCGTAGTCGGCATCACGCCTTCTCAAATGGTGGCCAACGTCTTTGGTTCAGCTACGCAAACCCAGCCGGTGCCCGTGCCCGTACCTgttccccaaacacacacactgcagccctCGCCTTTCTCTACTCCGCCTTTGGCGCAGTTGGATGCACGTGGTGTGGGCAGTCCATTTGGCAAACCTCCCTTGCCTCCAACAGCAAATCCGGCACTGTTTCAGCCACCCAACGGAAATGCTACATTCAACGGTGCGGACAGCTGGGTAGCTCCCTCCTCCTCAGCGCCCCCTTTCCCACCCCAGCAACAGGCAGACGCCTTCGAGGCCCAGTGGGCTGCTCTGGAGAGCCGCTCACGGCAGCGCACCACTCCATCACCCACAAATCCCTTTTCAAGTGAGCTACAAAAGACCTTTgagatccagctgtaa